Proteins found in one Lysinibacillus fusiformis genomic segment:
- a CDS encoding transposase, whose protein sequence is MTIFMLVATIGIPSLMVYLQQKGAIFRLLFNILGVIAAILFSTIAATAITNIILEDAVFMTTIHAVFLNPVFLITGAYLGLYLIYRLIMMTIQERD, encoded by the coding sequence ATGACAATTTTCATGCTGGTTGCCACGATTGGAATCCCAAGCCTTATGGTGTATCTTCAGCAAAAAGGGGCAATCTTTCGCCTTCTTTTCAACATACTAGGTGTCATTGCGGCAATCCTGTTTAGCACGATTGCCGCTACAGCTATAACGAACATTATTCTTGAGGATGCGGTCTTTATGACAACGATTCACGCAGTTTTCTTAAACCCTGTATTTCTGATTACCGGAGCGTATCTCGGCTTATATCTGATTTACCGATTAATCATGATGACCATTCAGGAAAGAGACTAG